A section of the Clostridium omnivorum genome encodes:
- a CDS encoding DUF4829 domain-containing protein — MNFDDIIKNSFEAEAASMKLQDSRSMEILNAVEARAQAKKAGIKYKISKLISRIRVVEMLEVAAFAAVLIVVPSVVSHYKNSVKLDAKIDNNAAAIKKDNGLHLSKDITNGSGVEITITPRKNASSDSIKINNEYIKKLTDGAIRSEVKAFFINDILVTEKSSFEDYRAKGYILVDGAKVALDKKITVKIIGNKEKIYSFFDDPEIFGAFSKWCEFKISKVDAINIGSLDSQKIVENYFKYMNEKNKEKLLENLTEWHNNTIWGFENLDYIKILNIEEETNPAQKKGYLYNGNGKINETTEENLKVYRVEYEVKYKKDGVGPQDSGKYTWWFDVIRKNSSSPWLIDDFGV, encoded by the coding sequence ATGAATTTTGATGATATTATTAAAAATTCCTTTGAAGCTGAAGCTGCCAGCATGAAATTGCAAGATAGCAGAAGTATGGAAATTTTAAATGCTGTAGAAGCAAGAGCACAGGCAAAAAAAGCAGGAATAAAATATAAAATATCCAAATTGATTTCAAGAATAAGAGTTGTTGAAATGCTAGAAGTAGCAGCCTTTGCAGCCGTTCTTATAGTAGTGCCATCGGTTGTTTCACATTATAAAAACAGTGTTAAATTGGATGCCAAAATAGATAATAATGCTGCTGCTATAAAAAAGGATAATGGTCTTCACCTATCTAAAGATATAACAAATGGCTCTGGAGTTGAGATTACAATAACTCCACGAAAAAATGCCAGCAGCGATAGTATTAAGATAAATAATGAATACATAAAAAAGCTCACAGATGGAGCTATTAGAAGTGAAGTCAAAGCATTTTTCATAAATGATATTCTAGTAACAGAAAAGTCATCCTTTGAGGACTATAGAGCTAAAGGCTATATTTTAGTGGATGGAGCTAAGGTAGCTCTTGATAAGAAAATTACTGTAAAAATAATTGGAAATAAGGAAAAGATTTATAGTTTTTTTGATGATCCAGAAATATTTGGTGCTTTTTCTAAGTGGTGCGAATTTAAAATTTCTAAAGTTGATGCTATTAATATAGGCAGCTTAGATTCGCAAAAGATAGTAGAAAATTATTTTAAATATATGAATGAGAAAAATAAAGAAAAGCTACTGGAGAATTTAACTGAATGGCATAATAATACCATTTGGGGATTTGAAAATCTAGATTATATTAAAATTTTAAATATAGAGGAAGAGACAAACCCAGCTCAGAAAAAAGGTTATTTATATAATGGAAACGGAAAAATAAATGAAACTACAGAAGAGAATTTAAAAGTATATAGGGTGGAGTATGAAGTTAAATATAAAAAGGATGGAGTAGGACCTCAGGACAGTGGAAAATATACCTGGTGGTTTGATGTGATAAGAAAAAACAGCTCTTCACCATGGCTTATTGATGATTTTGGGGTTTAG
- a CDS encoding VanW family protein: protein MNNREVKPIKRSKFRLMLGKNYYVGKRHLQWLFGRENYANTKDHKVMPYVVFAHKTLLLRKLKDVDMQLQYNKITNLKIAVGRLNSVVIKPGETFSYWKLIGKPTYKKGYLDGLILCADGSFKAGVGGGLCQLSNLIFWMTIHSPLTVVERHRHSHDVFPDVNRTQPFGTGATCSYNYLDLQIYNGTSSEFQLLLNVGKEYLTGELRSSEPCRYKYEVYEKEHSITPGLFGGYMRNNLIFRNVYNKFDELIKDEYITENHAYMVYEPFLSEGK from the coding sequence ATGAATAATAGAGAAGTAAAACCAATAAAGAGGTCAAAATTTAGATTGATGCTAGGCAAAAATTATTATGTAGGAAAAAGACATTTACAATGGCTATTTGGCAGAGAGAATTATGCAAATACTAAAGACCATAAAGTAATGCCTTATGTTGTTTTTGCTCATAAAACACTCCTTTTACGAAAGTTAAAAGACGTGGATATGCAATTGCAGTATAATAAAATTACCAACCTGAAAATTGCAGTAGGTAGACTTAATAGTGTGGTAATAAAGCCAGGGGAGACTTTTTCTTATTGGAAGCTTATAGGTAAACCAACATATAAAAAGGGTTATTTAGATGGACTTATTTTATGTGCAGATGGCAGTTTTAAGGCTGGAGTTGGAGGTGGGTTGTGTCAGCTTTCAAACCTAATATTTTGGATGACCATTCATAGTCCTCTAACTGTAGTTGAAAGGCATAGACATAGCCATGATGTATTCCCTGATGTGAATAGAACGCAGCCCTTTGGAACCGGCGCTACTTGTTCTTATAATTATTTAGACCTTCAGATATACAATGGAACAAGCAGTGAATTTCAATTGCTGCTTAACGTTGGAAAGGAATACTTAACAGGTGAACTAAGAAGCTCTGAGCCCTGCAGATATAAGTATGAGGTATATGAAAAGGAACATTCAATAACCCCAGGTTTATTTGGGGGATATATGAGAAATAATCTTATATTCAGAAATGTTTATAATAAATTTGATGAATTGATAAAGGATGAATATATAACAGAAAATCATGCATACATGGTTTATGAGCCGTTTTTGAGTGAAGGAAAGTAA
- a CDS encoding AAA family ATPase encodes MGLQKINQYLRSVELCRSKVPSFSQYPFCLQAVSSLTTLEFHPKVTFIVGENGTGKSTILEAIAAAYGFNPEGGTINFNFSTRSTHSELHDYIKLVKGVWRAEDGFFLRAESFYNLASNIDDLDEGGLGARLVDSYGGTSLHEQSHGEAFLSVFINRFGGSGLYILDEPEAALSPMRQLTMLSRLHQLVQDNSQFIIATHSPIIMSYPDSVIYELKNGYTEVAYKDTEHYQIMKRFINNSDKMLDLLMEE; translated from the coding sequence ATGGGATTACAAAAGATCAATCAATATTTGAGAAGTGTTGAGCTATGCAGAAGCAAAGTGCCTTCCTTTTCACAGTATCCATTTTGCCTTCAGGCAGTTTCAAGTCTCACAACCCTAGAATTTCATCCTAAGGTTACTTTTATTGTTGGTGAAAATGGTACTGGAAAATCTACGATTTTAGAGGCTATTGCTGCAGCCTATGGCTTTAATCCAGAGGGGGGTACAATAAACTTCAACTTTTCTACAAGATCTACTCATTCAGAGTTACATGATTATATAAAACTTGTAAAAGGTGTTTGGAGAGCAGAGGACGGATTTTTTTTAAGAGCAGAGAGTTTTTACAATTTAGCTAGTAATATTGATGATTTGGATGAAGGTGGACTTGGGGCAAGACTTGTTGACTCCTATGGAGGCACATCCCTCCATGAGCAATCCCACGGAGAGGCTTTTTTATCGGTGTTTATAAATAGATTTGGGGGAAGTGGCTTGTACATTCTAGATGAGCCTGAAGCAGCATTATCTCCAATGAGGCAACTGACAATGCTTTCAAGGCTTCATCAGCTAGTACAGGATAACTCTCAGTTTATAATTGCTACACATTCGCCAATTATAATGTCCTATCCCGATTCGGTAATATATGAACTCAAGAATGGGTATACAGAAGTAGCTTATAAGGATACAGAACATTATCAGATTATGAAAAGGTTTATAAATAATAGCGATAAAATGTTAGATTTACTTATGGAAGAATAG
- a CDS encoding M20/M25/M40 family metallo-hydrolase — translation MVNEKRLLDEFIELIKIDSETSKEGSVAKVLVNKLEELGLEVYVDDAGVKAGGETGNIIATLKGTRPGKAVLFSSHMDTVSPGKGITPIIDEVNGIIKSDGTTILGSDDKGGIAAILEAIRLIKENNIAHADIQIVFSIWEEAGLFGAKYLDYSKINAEYAFVLDGGGAPGKIIVKAPAQDSIQVKIKGKPAHAGVEPEKGISAAMVAARAIENMKLLRIDEETTANIGIIKGGIATNIVMPELEIFAEARSLSNSKLDTQTKHMVDTFKKAAEDFGAEVEIKTQRMYGAFSVDENDEIVNLLKRAFTNMNIEPSVISTGGGSDTNILNANGIKAVVLSVGMEKAHTLEEYIRIEDLINSAKMLVEIVKEA, via the coding sequence ATGGTAAATGAAAAAAGATTACTAGACGAATTTATTGAGCTGATAAAAATAGACAGTGAAACTTCTAAAGAAGGTTCTGTAGCTAAAGTTTTAGTAAACAAATTAGAGGAGCTTGGTCTAGAAGTTTACGTTGATGATGCAGGAGTTAAAGCCGGTGGCGAAACTGGTAATATCATAGCAACCTTAAAGGGAACTAGACCTGGAAAAGCTGTATTATTCAGCTCTCATATGGATACTGTTAGCCCTGGTAAGGGAATAACTCCTATCATTGATGAAGTAAATGGCATTATAAAAAGCGATGGAACTACCATATTAGGATCAGATGATAAGGGCGGCATTGCTGCTATTCTTGAAGCTATAAGATTAATTAAGGAAAACAATATAGCTCATGCTGATATCCAGATTGTTTTCTCCATATGGGAGGAAGCTGGTTTGTTTGGTGCAAAGTACCTAGATTATTCTAAAATTAATGCTGAATATGCTTTTGTATTAGATGGAGGCGGTGCTCCAGGCAAAATAATAGTTAAGGCTCCTGCACAGGACAGTATTCAAGTTAAAATAAAAGGAAAGCCAGCACACGCAGGAGTAGAACCTGAAAAAGGCATAAGTGCTGCTATGGTTGCTGCTAGAGCTATTGAAAACATGAAGCTGCTTCGTATAGATGAGGAAACCACCGCTAATATAGGAATTATAAAGGGCGGTATAGCTACAAATATAGTTATGCCAGAACTTGAAATATTTGCAGAAGCAAGAAGCTTAAGTAACTCAAAGCTGGATACTCAGACAAAACATATGGTAGATACCTTTAAAAAAGCTGCTGAGGATTTTGGCGCTGAGGTAGAAATAAAAACTCAGAGAATGTATGGTGCTTTTTCTGTGGATGAAAATGATGAAATAGTAAACTTATTAAAGAGAGCTTTCACTAACATGAATATTGAACCTTCAGTTATTTCTACTGGCGGAGGCAGTGATACCAATATTTTAAATGCTAACGGTATAAAGGCTGTAGTTTTAAGTGTAGGAATGGAAAAGGCGCACACCCTTGAAGAATACATAAGAATAGAAGATTTAATAAACTCAGCTAAAATGCTGGTTGAAATAGTAAAAGAAGCCTAA
- a CDS encoding PLP-dependent aminotransferase family protein, with product MVSFTPLLDNTMEKPIYYQLYEYIKNEIISGKIKSDTRLPSLRKLSKYLSLSKNTVEAAYQQLYAEGYIESVPKIGYKVVDIKSDLYKMQNSSSRGIISYEKTPAVRSYKYDFTPKNTDKTCFDIAVWKKLFNSALNEEGTNFFSYGDPQGDYELREEIAKYIYENRGANCHPSQIVLGAGTQYCLSFLCQMLRPNYDTVGMEDPGSDKFRFIFERHQFEVKPIAVHDQGIDIKQLEESKSKIVFVTPSNQYPKSIVMSVSNRLQLLNWAECNDGIIIEDDYDSEMRFAGKPVPSLKSLDSGDKVIYLGSFSKVLLPAVRVSYMVLPKWLLELYLEKFSLYEQTTSIFNQKALARFMKEGHLQSHVRKIRRHYQNKYNTITKAIQTHMADNVKLISTSAGLRVILELKTDLSEAEVIKMARGAGIDIWPISKYYMGHNSTEESGKVVVILSYRGIPIEHIEEAIIALKKAWFDNFN from the coding sequence ATGGTTTCCTTTACGCCGCTTTTAGATAATACAATGGAAAAGCCCATTTATTATCAGCTATATGAGTATATAAAAAATGAAATAATTAGTGGGAAAATTAAAAGTGATACGAGACTGCCTTCCTTAAGGAAGCTATCTAAGTACCTCAGTTTAAGTAAAAATACCGTAGAAGCGGCCTATCAGCAGCTTTATGCAGAAGGCTATATTGAAAGTGTGCCTAAGATAGGCTACAAAGTTGTTGATATTAAATCTGATCTATATAAAATGCAAAATTCAAGTAGCAGAGGGATTATAAGCTATGAGAAAACTCCTGCTGTAAGGAGCTATAAGTATGATTTTACACCTAAGAACACAGATAAGACTTGCTTTGATATAGCTGTCTGGAAAAAGCTATTCAATTCTGCATTAAATGAAGAAGGTACTAATTTCTTTTCATACGGTGACCCTCAAGGGGATTATGAGCTGCGAGAGGAGATAGCAAAATATATCTATGAAAATAGAGGGGCCAATTGCCATCCAAGTCAAATAGTTTTAGGTGCAGGAACACAGTATTGTTTAAGCTTTCTTTGCCAAATGCTTAGACCTAATTATGATACTGTAGGTATGGAGGACCCAGGCAGTGATAAGTTTAGGTTTATATTTGAAAGACATCAGTTTGAAGTTAAGCCTATTGCTGTCCACGATCAGGGAATTGATATAAAGCAGCTGGAGGAGAGTAAGAGCAAAATAGTATTTGTAACTCCTTCAAATCAATATCCAAAGAGTATTGTGATGTCTGTAAGTAATAGACTTCAGCTTTTAAACTGGGCAGAGTGCAATGATGGAATCATAATAGAGGATGACTACGACAGCGAGATGAGGTTTGCTGGAAAGCCTGTACCATCCTTAAAAAGCCTGGATAGCGGCGATAAAGTTATTTACTTAGGCTCCTTTTCTAAGGTACTCCTTCCTGCTGTTAGAGTAAGCTATATGGTGCTGCCAAAATGGCTATTAGAATTATATTTAGAAAAGTTTAGCTTGTATGAGCAGACAACCTCAATCTTTAATCAAAAGGCCCTTGCTCGTTTTATGAAAGAAGGCCACTTACAGAGCCATGTTCGCAAAATTAGAAGACATTATCAAAACAAATATAATACCATAACAAAAGCAATTCAAACTCACATGGCGGATAATGTAAAGCTTATAAGCACCAGCGCGGGGCTTAGGGTTATTTTAGAGCTCAAAACTGATTTGTCTGAGGCTGAAGTTATTAAAATGGCTAGAGGTGCAGGTATAGATATATGGCCAATTTCAAAATACTATATGGGGCATAATAGCACAGAAGAGAGTGGAAAGGTTGTGGTTATTCTTTCATATAGAGGCATTCCAATAGAACACATAGAAGAGGCTATAATAGCCTTGAAGAAGGCATGGTTTGATAATTTTAATTGA
- a CDS encoding DUF4179 domain-containing protein has protein sequence MNINDSMIPEDLMNNVEGKLRKHLQQKNKKRKIYSIAFAITFALIVPTSVLAYNNHVKSIPYKQEIDLAREHKDTYKIDKSFKYKNTEFKFKEILADETGIMVIYDVSNPDYYISSINVRDKDNSWLGDYGYSLPGTLDSETERFFHISGSKDVIAYMKDNPIIININKIDHLQNQEKSFFTKLKGLIIKEKNMAVDWTIKAQIPLQKIRTFKLDKEISLDIGTLKLTTFKEGILNSYVNYAFTPSDKNITLFNPIFSIKMDDEYYNRNMFASIPMENSIELKSIYYKKPKEISLKLIGAQVSYSNGSKKEYTIDKNKLPAEYEFNGDKFTLVSAKNKGSSIEYSFEFDSKNRTIENMLLSFNTPSKSEGNFGRIQFKDQEKRDEVYNNLTSKIPNIKDLYKENHLDEGLTKIKYEVEDKNCNTFTIDTYEKTFLYNSDEYIIRTENLK, from the coding sequence ATGAATATTAATGATTCTATGATTCCTGAAGATTTAATGAATAATGTTGAAGGAAAGCTTAGAAAACACCTTCAGCAGAAGAATAAAAAAAGGAAAATATATTCTATAGCTTTTGCTATAACCTTTGCATTAATAGTGCCAACCTCCGTGCTTGCATATAACAACCATGTTAAAAGCATACCTTACAAGCAAGAAATTGATTTAGCAAGAGAACACAAGGATACTTATAAAATTGATAAAAGCTTTAAGTATAAAAATACGGAATTTAAATTTAAAGAAATTCTAGCAGACGAGACCGGTATTATGGTTATATACGATGTTTCTAATCCCGATTATTATATTAGCAGCATAAATGTTAGGGATAAAGATAATTCTTGGCTTGGAGACTATGGGTATTCCCTCCCAGGAACTCTAGATTCTGAAACTGAAAGATTTTTTCATATATCTGGCTCTAAGGATGTAATTGCATACATGAAGGATAACCCTATTATAATAAACATAAATAAAATTGACCATCTTCAAAATCAAGAAAAGTCCTTTTTTACAAAGCTTAAAGGCCTAATAATAAAAGAAAAAAATATGGCTGTAGACTGGACAATAAAAGCTCAAATACCACTTCAGAAAATAAGAACCTTTAAGCTAGACAAAGAAATATCACTTGATATAGGCACTTTAAAGCTTACAACTTTTAAGGAAGGAATATTAAATTCCTATGTTAACTATGCTTTCACTCCTTCAGATAAAAATATTACATTGTTTAACCCTATATTCTCCATAAAAATGGATGATGAATACTATAATAGAAATATGTTTGCTTCTATTCCTATGGAAAATAGCATTGAATTAAAATCTATTTATTATAAAAAGCCAAAGGAAATAAGCCTAAAGCTTATTGGTGCACAGGTCTCTTATTCAAATGGAAGCAAAAAAGAATATACTATTGATAAAAATAAGCTGCCAGCAGAATATGAGTTCAATGGGGATAAATTTACTCTAGTTTCAGCAAAGAATAAAGGGAGCTCAATAGAATATTCCTTTGAATTTGATTCTAAAAACAGAACAATTGAAAACATGCTCTTGTCCTTCAATACTCCTTCCAAATCTGAAGGCAACTTTGGAAGAATTCAATTTAAGGATCAAGAAAAAAGAGATGAAGTTTATAATAACTTAACATCAAAAATACCTAATATTAAAGATTTATACAAAGAAAATCACCTAGATGAAGGTTTAACAAAAATTAAATATGAAGTAGAAGACAAGAATTGCAACACATTTACTATAGACACTTATGAAAAGACATTCTTATACAATAGCGATGAATATATAATAAGAACTGAGAATTTGAAATAA
- a CDS encoding RNA polymerase sigma factor has product MKLFIKLIYLTYENKMLQHLKEGMLMDIETLIEKSKAGDISAYMELLKQKQDLFYRIAMAYTKNSYDAEDCISDAAIKGFEKIKQLHTPNKFFAWFTSILVNVCRKNYKLKSTSCCEEEMQELMDSFSYSSVEDKIIIENLLSKLKDDDREIIVLRYLKDYSLKEIAYIMDIPINTVKTKIYRSLNILRIKNRRIENEY; this is encoded by the coding sequence TTGAAACTTTTTATTAAGCTTATTTATCTAACCTATGAAAATAAAATGCTGCAGCATTTGAAAGAAGGTATGCTAATGGATATTGAAACACTAATTGAAAAAAGTAAAGCTGGAGATATCTCTGCTTATATGGAGCTTTTAAAGCAAAAACAGGATTTATTCTATAGGATAGCTATGGCCTATACTAAAAATTCCTATGATGCAGAGGATTGCATTTCTGATGCTGCAATTAAAGGATTTGAAAAGATAAAGCAACTGCATACACCAAATAAGTTTTTTGCATGGTTCACCTCAATTCTTGTGAATGTATGTAGAAAAAATTATAAGCTTAAAAGCACCTCCTGCTGTGAGGAAGAAATGCAAGAACTTATGGATAGTTTTTCTTATTCTTCAGTAGAAGATAAAATTATAATTGAAAATCTTTTAAGCAAACTTAAAGATGATGATAGGGAAATTATCGTACTTAGATATTTAAAGGATTATTCATTAAAAGAAATAGCATACATAATGGATATTCCTATCAACACCGTGAAAACAAAGATTTATAGAAGCCTTAACATTTTAAGAATTAAGAATAGGAGGATTGAAAATGAATATTAA